A window of the Polaribacter sp. HaHaR_3_91 genome harbors these coding sequences:
- a CDS encoding universal stress protein, protein MKNILLPTDFSDNSWNAIQYAIQLFKDEKCNFFIMNTYTPMIYDVEYMNPGVEGFNLVDVVKNTSEEGLDKLQQKIENQFKNPNHTYRKIASFNTLTNEIEELHKKHVMDLIVMGTKGATGLTEILFGSNTVHIIKNAKCPVLAIPSNYAFEAPNEVLFPSDYEVSFNEKQTKLIVDIGLSNSSRINIINTTYGDDLSKNQIENKQKLDKILKNVTHLFYSVSNQSVTGAISEFQLKMRINLLVMINNKHSFFENLFFKSTISQIGFHLNVPFLVIPSGEKTI, encoded by the coding sequence ATGAAAAATATACTTTTACCTACAGATTTTTCAGATAACTCATGGAATGCAATTCAATATGCAATTCAATTATTTAAGGACGAAAAATGTAATTTCTTTATAATGAATACTTATACACCAATGATTTATGATGTAGAGTATATGAACCCAGGTGTTGAAGGTTTTAATTTAGTTGATGTTGTAAAAAACACATCAGAGGAAGGACTTGATAAACTTCAACAAAAAATTGAAAATCAATTTAAAAACCCAAACCATACGTATCGTAAAATAGCTTCATTTAATACTTTAACAAATGAGATAGAAGAGTTGCATAAAAAACATGTAATGGATCTTATTGTAATGGGAACCAAAGGAGCAACGGGTTTAACCGAAATTTTATTTGGTTCTAACACCGTGCATATCATTAAAAATGCAAAATGCCCAGTGTTAGCAATACCAAGTAATTATGCTTTTGAAGCTCCTAATGAAGTATTATTTCCTTCGGACTATGAAGTTTCTTTTAATGAAAAACAAACAAAGTTAATTGTAGATATTGGCCTTTCTAATAGTTCTAGAATAAATATAATAAACACTACTTATGGTGATGATTTATCTAAAAATCAAATAGAAAATAAACAGAAGTTAGATAAAATATTAAAAAATGTTACCCATTTATTCTATAGTGTAAGCAACCAAAGTGTAACAGGTGCAATTTCTGAATTTCAATTAAAAATGCGAATAAATCTGTTAGTGATGATAAACAATAAGCATTCTTTTTTCGAAAATCTATTTTTTAAATCAACTATTAGTCAAATAGGTTTTCACTTAAATGTACCTTTCTTAGTAATTCCTTCAGGGGAAAAGACAATCTAA
- a CDS encoding molybdopterin cofactor-binding domain-containing protein — MESISKNNFSRRNFLKTSVLASGGLLIGFNLLTACKPEAVMPVDITKLNFNDFNAFIKISDDGYVTIFSPNPEIGQGVKTAMPMLIAEELDVEWSKVNVAQGNLDTNNFTRQLAGGSQSIRFGWDALRQTGATTKQMLINAAATKWGVDANTCKASKGIITNANGDTLGYGDVVKEAALLEVPENVALKETKDYTIIGQEIVNVDIDKIITGKPLFGLDYKTDGMVIATVLRPPAFGQILESFDATAAKKVKGVIDVITIGDKIRQYVASGKTNWTFTMSETDKVVVIAENTWAAIKGKKALTAIWKEDSNLESTENHDTVLTDILDGKKLNTRREDGDVKKAFATADKVIEKTYHSPFLPHNCMEPMNFYADVTSEKIHLAGPVQTPEFAANVVADLLDFDIEKISLEMTRMGGGFGRRLYADFVYEAAEISNAIKKPVKLVSTREDDMTTGVYKPAVKYRIKAALKDGKVTGYHLKEAAVNGNMYGLIPNFFPAGCIPNYKVETGSYNSNITTGAWRAPYTNFLAFAEQSFFDELAAELNIDTIQLRLDLLQSVKGSTDEKIEYSGQRMEDTIKLVREKGNWGKTKEGVYQGFSAYYSHNTHVAEIAEIVLKDGFPVVKKVTVAVDCGIVVNPTGARNQVEGGVLDGIGHAMYAGFSFKDGKPNAKNFDTYRLIRMQETPKVVVHFVENDLSPTGLGEPGLPPAGGAVANAINAALGKRLYRQPFVNELNKSEILG, encoded by the coding sequence ATGGAATCTATATCAAAGAATAATTTTAGCAGAAGAAACTTTTTAAAGACATCAGTTTTAGCAAGTGGTGGTTTATTAATTGGGTTTAATTTATTAACAGCTTGTAAACCAGAAGCAGTAATGCCTGTGGATATTACAAAATTAAACTTCAATGATTTTAATGCATTTATCAAAATTTCTGATGATGGCTATGTCACTATTTTTTCTCCGAACCCAGAAATAGGGCAAGGTGTAAAAACAGCAATGCCTATGCTTATTGCAGAAGAATTAGATGTAGAATGGAGTAAGGTAAACGTAGCTCAAGGTAATTTAGACACTAATAATTTTACCAGACAATTGGCTGGTGGAAGTCAGTCTATTCGTTTTGGTTGGGATGCTTTAAGGCAAACAGGAGCAACTACTAAACAAATGTTGATAAACGCTGCAGCTACAAAATGGGGTGTAGATGCCAATACGTGCAAAGCATCAAAAGGAATTATTACCAATGCCAATGGAGACACATTAGGTTATGGAGATGTTGTTAAAGAAGCTGCATTATTAGAAGTTCCGGAGAATGTAGCGTTAAAAGAAACGAAGGATTATACCATTATTGGTCAAGAAATTGTAAATGTAGATATTGATAAAATTATCACTGGAAAACCTCTCTTTGGGTTGGATTATAAAACAGATGGAATGGTGATTGCAACTGTTTTAAGACCACCAGCTTTCGGGCAAATATTAGAAAGTTTTGATGCTACAGCCGCAAAAAAAGTAAAAGGCGTTATTGATGTAATTACTATTGGTGATAAGATAAGACAGTATGTGGCATCTGGTAAGACAAATTGGACATTTACCATGTCTGAAACAGATAAGGTGGTTGTTATTGCAGAAAATACTTGGGCGGCAATAAAAGGAAAAAAAGCACTTACTGCAATTTGGAAAGAAGATAGTAATTTAGAATCTACAGAAAACCATGATACAGTTTTAACCGATATTTTAGATGGAAAAAAACTAAATACAAGAAGAGAAGATGGAGATGTAAAAAAGGCTTTTGCCACTGCAGATAAAGTGATTGAAAAAACATATCATTCTCCTTTTTTACCACACAATTGTATGGAGCCCATGAATTTTTATGCTGATGTTACATCAGAAAAAATACATTTAGCGGGACCTGTACAAACACCAGAATTTGCAGCAAATGTAGTTGCAGATTTATTAGATTTTGATATCGAAAAAATCTCTTTAGAAATGACCAGAATGGGTGGTGGTTTTGGTAGAAGATTGTACGCTGATTTTGTGTATGAAGCTGCAGAAATATCTAATGCAATTAAGAAACCTGTAAAATTGGTTTCTACCAGAGAAGATGATATGACAACGGGAGTTTATAAGCCAGCTGTAAAATATAGAATAAAGGCAGCTTTAAAAGACGGAAAGGTAACTGGTTATCATTTAAAGGAAGCCGCCGTAAATGGAAACATGTACGGATTGATCCCTAACTTTTTTCCTGCAGGATGTATCCCTAACTATAAAGTAGAAACAGGTAGTTATAATAGCAATATAACAACCGGAGCATGGAGAGCTCCTTACACCAATTTTTTAGCGTTTGCAGAACAAAGTTTCTTTGATGAATTAGCAGCAGAATTAAATATAGACACCATTCAATTACGTTTAGATTTATTGCAGTCTGTAAAAGGATCTACCGATGAAAAGATTGAATATTCTGGACAAAGAATGGAAGATACTATTAAATTAGTGAGAGAAAAAGGAAATTGGGGTAAAACAAAAGAAGGTGTTTACCAAGGTTTTTCTGCTTATTATAGCCATAATACACACGTTGCGGAAATTGCCGAAATAGTGTTAAAAGATGGTTTTCCTGTAGTTAAAAAAGTAACTGTTGCCGTAGATTGTGGTATTGTTGTAAACCCAACGGGAGCAAGGAATCAGGTAGAAGGTGGTGTTTTAGATGGAATAGGGCATGCTATGTATGCAGGTTTCTCTTTTAAAGACGGAAAACCAAATGCAAAAAACTTTGATACATATCGTTTAATTAGAATGCAAGAAACGCCAAAAGTAGTAGTTCATTTTGTAGAAAATGATTTATCTCCAACCGGATTAGGAGAACCAGGTTTACCACCAGCAGGAGGCGCAGTGGCAAATGCAATTAACGCTGCATTGGGTAAGAGACTATATCGTCAGCCTTTTGTTAATGAATTGAATAAGAGTGAAATTTTAGGATAG
- a CDS encoding TlpA disulfide reductase family protein, with protein MTKKLLILLVLFIHFSAASQQFFKIDDTAPDFKLWLTDGSQLTNNDTKEKVVVLKFWFTSCMPCLTDIPKLNNLVEEFKKRDDILFIAPALDRKPVIEKLLKVHPFSFKIAYSAMDVSQKFNKQQVYPSYFIINKKGKIAYIDSGSKKSNDKDLRKAIIEALK; from the coding sequence ATGACTAAAAAACTACTTATTCTTTTAGTTTTATTTATTCATTTTTCTGCTGCAAGTCAACAGTTTTTTAAAATTGATGATACTGCTCCAGATTTTAAGTTATGGCTTACAGACGGCAGTCAATTAACAAATAATGACACCAAAGAAAAGGTAGTTGTTTTAAAATTTTGGTTTACCTCTTGCATGCCTTGCCTAACAGATATTCCTAAGTTAAACAACCTTGTAGAAGAGTTTAAAAAGAGAGATGACATTCTTTTTATTGCACCTGCTTTAGATAGAAAACCTGTTATAGAAAAATTGCTAAAAGTGCATCCATTTAGCTTTAAAATAGCCTATTCTGCGATGGATGTTAGTCAGAAATTTAATAAACAACAAGTTTATCCATCCTATTTTATCATCAACAAAAAAGGGAAAATTGCATACATAGATAGTGGCAGTAAAAAATCTAATGACAAGGATTTAAGAAAAGCTATTATTGAAGCATTAAAGTAA
- the raiA gene encoding ribosome-associated translation inhibitor RaiA, whose protein sequence is MKMNIQFVNMSTSETMEAYTEKKLDGLVKKFETIIKADVFFKKENDSKNKGVICEIELSAPGPRLFASSNEKNYELAVKNTISDLEKQLQKRKAITKPYL, encoded by the coding sequence ATGAAAATGAATATTCAATTTGTTAACATGTCTACAAGTGAAACTATGGAAGCTTATACAGAAAAAAAGCTAGATGGTTTGGTTAAAAAATTCGAAACAATTATTAAAGCAGATGTGTTTTTTAAAAAGGAAAATGATTCTAAAAACAAAGGCGTAATTTGTGAAATAGAATTAAGTGCACCAGGACCAAGATTATTTGCATCTTCAAATGAAAAAAATTACGAGCTTGCTGTAAAAAATACTATTTCAGATTTAGAAAAGCAATTACAAAAGAGAAAAGCAATTACAAAACCTTATCTGTAA
- a CDS encoding YraN family protein: MAEHNELGKKGEKLAIAFLLKNDYKILETNYRYLKAEVDIIAQKGGVLAAVEVKTRSSDYFEEPQDAVKAKKIKLLVSAIDYYVVEKDLDVEVRFDIIAIIHQKNKTKIEHLEDAFLHF; encoded by the coding sequence ATGGCAGAACACAACGAGCTTGGTAAAAAAGGAGAAAAATTAGCCATTGCGTTTTTGTTAAAAAACGACTATAAAATTTTAGAAACAAACTACCGATATTTAAAGGCTGAAGTAGATATTATTGCTCAAAAAGGAGGAGTATTAGCTGCTGTTGAGGTAAAGACAAGAAGTTCAGACTATTTTGAAGAACCACAAGATGCTGTAAAAGCTAAAAAGATTAAATTATTAGTTTCTGCAATCGATTATTATGTGGTAGAAAAAGATTTAGATGTGGAGGTTCGGTTTGATATCATTGCCATTATTCATCAAAAAAATAAAACAAAAATTGAGCATTTAGAAGATGCTTTTCTACATTTTTAA
- a CDS encoding LD-carboxypeptidase, producing MIFSTIYAQEKLITPAYLQPGDTIAILAPAGILKNREATIYRAKKMAESWGLKVILGKHIFNQNSHFAGTDNERAEDFQNALDNPNIKAIWSGRGGYGSVRVLDKLDYSAFLKQPKWIIGYSDITAFHSHIHNLGVETMHAMMGTSVDEKPALIVETVASFKTAIFGKQLKYTIPSSNYNKNGVVCGQIVGGNLALLSSMLGSNSQIDTSGKILFIEEIGEYKYSIDRMLQSLKRAGYFDNCAGLIIGDISKIKSNSTNWGSSIEQLVLDVVKEYDFPVMFDFPAGHEPDNRALIFGRNIQLTVGSGQSSVIFEE from the coding sequence ATGATTTTTTCAACAATATATGCACAAGAAAAATTAATTACACCAGCTTATTTACAACCAGGAGATACGATTGCAATTCTTGCACCTGCTGGAATTTTAAAAAATAGAGAAGCAACCATATATAGAGCTAAAAAAATGGCCGAAAGTTGGGGTTTAAAAGTGATTTTAGGGAAACATATTTTTAATCAGAATAGTCATTTTGCTGGTACAGATAACGAAAGAGCTGAAGATTTTCAAAACGCATTAGACAACCCAAATATTAAAGCAATTTGGTCGGGTCGTGGCGGTTACGGTTCTGTGAGGGTTTTAGATAAATTAGATTATAGTGCTTTTCTAAAACAGCCTAAATGGATCATTGGGTATTCAGATATTACAGCTTTTCATAGCCATATTCATAATTTAGGCGTAGAAACGATGCATGCAATGATGGGGACAAGTGTAGATGAGAAACCAGCGTTAATTGTAGAAACAGTAGCTAGTTTTAAAACAGCAATTTTTGGCAAGCAATTAAAGTACACGATTCCTTCTTCTAATTACAATAAAAATGGAGTGGTATGCGGACAAATAGTAGGAGGAAACCTTGCATTATTATCCTCTATGTTGGGATCCAACAGTCAGATAGATACCAGTGGAAAGATTCTTTTTATTGAAGAAATTGGTGAGTATAAATATTCTATAGATAGAATGTTACAAAGTTTAAAGCGTGCTGGTTATTTTGATAATTGTGCGGGTTTAATTATTGGTGATATTTCTAAAATCAAGAGTAATTCTACTAATTGGGGTAGCTCTATAGAACAACTTGTTTTAGATGTTGTAAAAGAGTATGATTTTCCTGTGATGTTTGATTTTCCTGCAGGACACGAACCAGATAATAGAGCTTTAATTTTTGGAAGGAATATTCAGTTAACTGTTGGCTCTGGACAGAGTTCTGTTATTTTTGAAGAATAG
- a CDS encoding DMT family transporter → MMKKNFWLGVFLGVLGIVLFSSKAVMVKLAYKYNVDAITMLLLRMLFSFPFYVVIAYLYRNKNKEIKTTKSDYYWVVFFGVVGYYLASYFDFEGLTYIKASLERIILFVYPTIVILLNRLFFKQPITKFQALAIFLSYLGIVIAFSDEVDVSGNNVYLGGFFVLLSAITYASYLVGSGWLIPKFGVVKFTAYAMLVSCFCVFIHFSFMGETDLFNLPWQVYGFGLLIAVFATVIPSFLVSTSIKMISSSNFAIVAGVGPISTIVLASFFLGERLTLLQFLGAFLVVIGIVITSLKQAKNKKT, encoded by the coding sequence ATGATGAAAAAAAACTTTTGGTTGGGTGTTTTCTTAGGTGTCTTGGGCATTGTGCTTTTTTCTTCTAAAGCGGTAATGGTTAAGCTTGCATACAAGTATAATGTAGATGCAATAACCATGTTGTTGTTAAGAATGTTATTTTCCTTTCCGTTTTACGTAGTGATTGCCTATTTATACCGAAATAAAAATAAGGAGATCAAAACTACCAAAAGTGATTATTATTGGGTGGTATTTTTTGGGGTAGTAGGTTATTATCTAGCAAGCTATTTCGATTTTGAGGGTTTAACTTATATTAAAGCGAGTTTAGAACGTATTATTCTATTTGTGTACCCCACAATTGTAATTTTATTAAATAGACTTTTTTTTAAGCAGCCGATTACTAAATTTCAAGCTTTAGCCATCTTTTTATCCTATTTAGGAATTGTAATTGCTTTTTCTGATGAAGTAGATGTTTCTGGAAACAACGTTTATTTAGGAGGCTTTTTTGTGCTTTTAAGCGCTATAACCTATGCTTCTTATTTGGTTGGAAGTGGTTGGTTAATTCCTAAATTCGGAGTTGTAAAATTTACAGCGTATGCCATGTTAGTTTCTTGTTTTTGTGTGTTTATACACTTTAGTTTTATGGGAGAAACAGATTTGTTTAATTTGCCTTGGCAAGTATATGGTTTCGGACTTTTAATTGCTGTTTTTGCAACGGTAATTCCTTCGTTTTTAGTAAGTACTTCTATAAAAATGATTAGCTCCTCAAATTTTGCAATTGTGGCTGGTGTTGGGCCAATATCTACTATTGTTTTAGCCTCTTTTTTCTTAGGAGAAAGATTAACGTTACTTCAGTTTTTAGGAGCATTTTTAGTAGTCATTGGTATTGTGATTACTTCTTTAAAGCAAGCAAAGAATAAGAAAACGTAA
- a CDS encoding thioredoxin-like domain-containing protein, translating into MKKILALIFLISSFAQAQYTVNGTMSPTIDTDWVILYKIEGATQKFIQNTKIKIDSVAIQGKKQAIGSFSFTLPENTKVGSYRITYRLENAGFLDFVFNKEDVNFGFHPEYANQTVTYTTSKENMLYKDYVDTISTAQATLDSIQVAVLQNQGLNLKNEYKEALKKVNNIQKGYLEASNGMYVQPFIKASKRNNLPEIIETPENYMSNMIDSFFDPIDFNNKTLVNSAFITDKITDYVFYINYSPDPATQQKLYKQSVDKVFSKIGNISYKKEIIEFLINQFESDMNLELIDYLFDNYYYKLPTNLQDKEFKEGKEALFAAEFGRIAPDFTWKEDGKQLTLSKLNDAENYLLIFWSTTCSHCLTEIPQVHTFLTENDQVKVIAYSLESDSYGWNSFKKTLPNWHHVLGLNKWENKTARTYNIVSTPSYFILDTNKKIIAKPEHFKDVKLFFNKK; encoded by the coding sequence ATGAAAAAAATACTCGCTCTTATATTCTTAATTTCTTCATTTGCACAAGCACAATATACTGTTAACGGAACCATGTCTCCTACAATAGATACAGATTGGGTTATTTTATACAAAATAGAAGGAGCAACACAAAAGTTTATACAAAACACAAAAATTAAAATAGATTCTGTTGCTATTCAAGGAAAAAAACAAGCAATAGGTAGCTTTAGTTTTACACTTCCAGAAAACACAAAAGTAGGTTCTTATAGAATAACGTATAGATTGGAAAATGCAGGTTTTCTAGATTTTGTTTTTAATAAAGAAGATGTAAATTTTGGTTTTCACCCAGAATACGCAAACCAAACAGTCACTTATACAACCTCTAAAGAAAACATGTTGTATAAGGATTATGTAGATACAATTTCTACAGCACAAGCAACATTAGACTCTATACAAGTTGCAGTTTTACAAAACCAAGGTTTAAATTTAAAAAACGAATACAAAGAGGCTTTAAAAAAGGTAAATAATATTCAGAAAGGGTATTTAGAAGCTTCAAACGGAATGTATGTACAGCCTTTTATTAAAGCCTCAAAAAGAAATAATCTTCCAGAAATAATAGAAACTCCAGAGAACTATATGTCTAATATGATTGATTCTTTTTTTGACCCTATAGACTTTAATAACAAAACGCTAGTAAACTCTGCTTTTATTACAGATAAAATTACCGATTATGTTTTTTACATCAATTACTCTCCAGATCCAGCAACACAACAAAAATTATATAAACAATCTGTAGATAAAGTTTTTTCTAAGATTGGTAACATTTCTTATAAAAAGGAAATCATTGAGTTTTTAATCAACCAGTTTGAATCGGATATGAACCTTGAATTAATAGATTATTTGTTTGATAACTATTATTATAAATTACCTACTAACTTACAAGACAAAGAGTTTAAAGAAGGAAAAGAGGCGTTATTTGCTGCAGAATTTGGCCGAATTGCACCAGATTTCACATGGAAAGAAGACGGCAAACAATTAACCCTTTCTAAATTAAATGATGCAGAAAACTATCTATTAATTTTCTGGAGTACTACGTGCTCACATTGTTTAACCGAAATACCACAAGTACATACCTTTTTAACCGAAAACGACCAAGTAAAAGTAATTGCTTATTCTTTGGAGAGTGATAGTTACGGTTGGAATAGTTTCAAGAAAACATTACCAAATTGGCACCATGTTTTAGGTTTAAATAAATGGGAAAATAAAACTGCTAGAACTTATAACATTGTTTCTACTCCTAGCTATTTTATTTTAGATACTAACAAAAAAATCATTGCAAAACCAGAACATTTTAAAGATGTAAAACTATTTTTTAATAAGAAATAA
- the metG gene encoding methionine--tRNA ligase produces MSAPKRYTITAALPYTNGPIHIGHLAGVYVPADIYARYLRLTGNDVAYISGSDEHGAAIPMRAKKEGVSPQVIIDKYHGIIKKSFEDFGISFDNYSRTSAEIHHKTASEFFTKMYNDGEFIEETSEQLYDAEANQFLADRFVVGTCPKCGFEESYGDQCESCGTSHNATDLINPKSAITGNTPTLKETKHWFLPLDKHEAFLREWVLEGHKKDWKPNVYGQVKSWVEDGLRPRAVTRDLDWGIPVPVKGGEGKVLYVWFDAPIGYISSTKEWAAREGKNWEDYWKKDDTKLVHFIGKDNIVFHCIIFPAMLKAHGDYILPDNVPANEFLNLEGNKLSTSKNWAVWLHEYLEEFPNQQDVLRYTLTANAPESKDNDFTWKDFQAKNNNELVAIFGNFINRVVVLTNKYYNGIVPAPNDFTEVDEDVLAALKEFPNIIGKSIERYRFREASQELMNLARLGNKYLADEEPWKVIKVDAERVQTIMYVALQISAALAVTSEPFIPFTSAKLKGILNLDETLSWTDITEKDILLAENHQINKAELLFSKIEDKTIEAQIEKLEATKIANEQENKVVEPQKETIDFDDFTKLDIRIGTILEAEKVAKTKKLLKLKVDVGIDTRTIVSGIAESFKPEDIIGQQVSVLVNLAPRKIRGVESQGMILMTDTPDGKLAFVEPEKEVKNGQQVS; encoded by the coding sequence ATGAGTGCTCCTAAAAGATATACAATTACTGCCGCATTACCATATACAAACGGTCCAATACATATTGGGCATTTAGCAGGCGTTTACGTTCCTGCAGATATTTATGCACGTTATTTACGATTAACTGGTAATGACGTTGCCTATATTTCTGGTTCTGATGAGCATGGTGCTGCCATACCAATGAGAGCAAAAAAAGAAGGAGTTTCTCCGCAAGTAATTATCGATAAATACCACGGAATCATCAAAAAATCTTTTGAAGATTTCGGAATTTCTTTTGACAACTATTCGAGAACTTCAGCAGAAATTCATCATAAAACTGCCTCAGAGTTTTTTACAAAGATGTATAATGATGGTGAGTTTATAGAAGAAACTTCTGAACAATTGTACGATGCAGAAGCAAATCAATTTTTAGCAGATAGATTTGTGGTAGGAACTTGCCCAAAATGTGGTTTCGAAGAAAGTTACGGAGATCAATGCGAAAGCTGTGGAACAAGTCATAACGCAACAGATTTAATCAACCCTAAATCTGCTATTACTGGTAATACTCCTACTTTAAAAGAAACAAAACACTGGTTTTTACCTTTAGATAAACACGAAGCTTTTTTACGTGAATGGGTTTTAGAAGGTCATAAAAAAGATTGGAAACCTAATGTTTACGGACAAGTAAAAAGTTGGGTAGAAGATGGTTTAAGACCAAGAGCCGTAACTAGAGATTTAGATTGGGGAATTCCTGTACCTGTAAAAGGCGGAGAAGGCAAAGTTTTATATGTTTGGTTTGATGCACCTATTGGTTACATTTCATCAACCAAAGAATGGGCTGCGAGAGAAGGAAAAAACTGGGAAGACTATTGGAAAAAAGACGATACGAAACTTGTTCATTTTATAGGAAAAGACAATATTGTTTTTCACTGTATTATTTTTCCTGCGATGTTAAAAGCACACGGAGATTATATTTTACCAGACAACGTGCCTGCCAATGAATTTTTAAATTTAGAAGGAAATAAATTATCGACTTCTAAAAACTGGGCGGTTTGGTTGCATGAGTATTTAGAAGAATTTCCAAATCAGCAAGATGTTTTACGTTATACACTAACGGCAAATGCACCAGAAAGTAAAGACAACGATTTTACTTGGAAAGATTTTCAGGCAAAAAACAACAACGAATTGGTAGCCATTTTTGGTAACTTTATCAACAGAGTTGTCGTTTTAACCAACAAATATTATAACGGAATTGTACCAGCACCTAATGATTTTACAGAAGTAGATGAAGATGTTTTAGCTGCTCTAAAAGAGTTTCCAAATATTATTGGTAAATCTATAGAACGTTACAGATTTAGAGAAGCTAGCCAAGAATTAATGAATTTAGCAAGACTTGGTAACAAGTATTTAGCAGATGAAGAACCTTGGAAAGTGATAAAAGTAGATGCAGAACGTGTACAAACAATTATGTATGTTGCGTTACAAATTTCTGCGGCTTTAGCTGTAACTTCAGAACCTTTTATCCCTTTTACATCAGCAAAATTAAAAGGTATTTTAAATCTTGATGAAACACTTTCTTGGACAGATATTACTGAAAAAGATATTTTACTTGCAGAAAATCATCAAATAAATAAAGCTGAATTATTATTTTCTAAAATTGAAGATAAAACGATAGAAGCTCAAATTGAAAAATTAGAAGCTACAAAAATTGCCAACGAACAAGAAAACAAAGTGGTAGAACCTCAAAAAGAAACGATTGACTTTGATGATTTTACCAAATTAGATATTAGAATTGGTACTATTTTAGAAGCAGAAAAAGTAGCAAAAACTAAAAAGCTTTTAAAACTAAAAGTTGATGTTGGTATAGATACAAGAACAATTGTTTCTGGTATTGCAGAAAGTTTTAAGCCAGAAGATATTATTGGGCAACAAGTGTCTGTTTTGGTAAACTTAGCGCCAAGAAAAATAAGAGGTGTAGAAAGCCAAGGAATGATTTTAATGACAGATACTCCTGATGGGAAATTAGCATTTGTAGAACCAGAAAAAGAAGTTAAAAACGGACAACAAGTAAGTTAA
- a CDS encoding (2Fe-2S)-binding protein has protein sequence MPNYTLHINGTARKVSADADTPLLWILRDEFNLVGTKFGCGIAQCGACTVHIDGVATRSCQMQVSILDDVKITTIEGLSTEGKHPVQEAWKEIDVPQCGYCQAGQIMTASAFLSENKNPSEEEIREAMHGNICRCASYNRIEKAVKVAANKMS, from the coding sequence ATGCCAAATTATACACTTCATATTAACGGAACAGCCCGAAAAGTATCTGCAGATGCAGACACTCCATTGTTATGGATTTTAAGAGATGAATTCAATTTGGTAGGTACAAAATTTGGTTGCGGTATTGCACAATGTGGTGCTTGTACAGTTCATATAGATGGTGTTGCAACAAGAAGTTGTCAAATGCAAGTTTCTATTTTAGATGATGTAAAAATTACCACTATAGAAGGGTTGTCAACTGAAGGTAAACATCCAGTACAAGAAGCTTGGAAAGAGATTGATGTGCCACAATGTGGATATTGCCAAGCGGGACAAATAATGACTGCTTCTGCTTTTTTATCAGAAAATAAAAATCCTTCAGAAGAAGAAATTAGAGAAGCCATGCACGGTAATATTTGTAGATGCGCTTCTTATAATAGAATTGAAAAAGCGGTAAAAGTTGCTGCAAATAAAATGTCTTAA